The Campylobacter sp. RM10537 genome has a segment encoding these proteins:
- the fabZ gene encoding 3-hydroxyacyl-ACP dehydratase FabZ, whose amino-acid sequence MINVSQIQEILPHRYPFLLVDRIVDLKKNEIVKGYKNISISDPIFLGHFPDHPIYPGVLILEGMAQTGGVLAFESMDDKVDPKSKVVYFTGIDGAKFRNPVRPGDRLDYEMKVVKNRGNMWVFKGQAFVDENLVAEAELKAMIVDK is encoded by the coding sequence ATGATAAATGTATCGCAAATTCAAGAAATTTTACCGCATCGTTATCCTTTTTTATTGGTCGATAGGATTGTTGATTTGAAGAAGAATGAAATAGTTAAAGGATATAAAAATATTAGCATTAGCGATCCTATTTTTTTAGGTCATTTTCCAGATCATCCTATTTACCCAGGTGTTTTAATTCTAGAAGGAATGGCACAAACTGGTGGAGTCTTGGCCTTTGAAAGTATGGATGATAAAGTAGATCCTAAAAGTAAAGTTGTATATTTTACCGGCATTGATGGGGCAAAATTTAGAAATCCAGTACGTCCAGGAGATAGACTTGATTATGAAATGAAAGTAGTGAAAAATCGTGGAAATATGTGGGTTTTTAAAGGTCAAGCTTTTGTGGATGAAAATTTAGTTGCAGAAGCTGAACTTAAAGCTATGATTGTGGATAAGTAA
- a CDS encoding DUF2393 family protein: MQLTIYHLLAFIIIIICFILICILIFLKIKHKEIALMAYTINTIFSALLIYSIFLTINQFTIQAKLDNLSYTRDLRNESVIINGKVENLTQFNIKKCYLMLNIFNKQHVSGDIFDDKNIRNAKMKNTSVSYTIEIINNLPGNTYKNFSASVPFPPSFSDVEFYHTFKCF; this comes from the coding sequence ATGCAGCTTACAATCTATCATCTACTCGCTTTTATTATTATCATTATTTGTTTTATTTTAATTTGTATTTTAATTTTTTTAAAAATAAAACATAAAGAGATAGCTTTAATGGCTTATACTATCAACACTATCTTTTCTGCGCTACTAATTTACTCTATCTTTTTAACAATCAATCAATTTACCATTCAAGCTAAACTTGATAATTTATCCTATACTAGAGATTTAAGAAATGAAAGTGTTATTATCAATGGAAAAGTAGAAAATTTAACTCAATTTAATATTAAAAAATGTTATTTAATGCTTAATATATTCAATAAACAACATGTCAGTGGAGATATTTTTGACGACAAAAATATCCGAAATGCTAAAATGAAAAATACAAGTGTTTCTTATACTATAGAAATTATAAATAATCTTCCTGGAAATACTTATAAAAATTTTTCAGCTTCAGTGCCATTCCCACCAAGCTTTAGCGATGTAGAATTTTATCATACTTTTAAATGC
- the bcp gene encoding thioredoxin-dependent thiol peroxidase encodes MNNLKVGDKAPEFELLNQDGIKIALKDFIGKKVILYFYPKDNTPGCTTEACDFSQNYDRFGDKNAVILGVSPDSISSHEKFIFKFDLKHILLSDSEKEVAKLYGVWGLKKNYGKEYEGIIRSTFVIDENGKIAQIYSNVRVKDHVLKVLESL; translated from the coding sequence ATGAATAATTTAAAAGTAGGAGATAAGGCTCCAGAATTTGAGCTTTTAAATCAAGATGGAATTAAAATAGCGCTTAAAGATTTTATCGGAAAAAAAGTAATTTTATATTTTTATCCTAAAGACAACACACCAGGTTGTACAACAGAAGCTTGTGATTTTAGTCAAAATTATGATCGTTTTGGTGATAAAAATGCTGTGATATTAGGTGTAAGTCCAGATAGTATTTCTAGTCATGAAAAATTTATCTTTAAATTTGATTTAAAACATATTCTATTGAGTGATAGTGAAAAAGAGGTGGCAAAGCTTTATGGTGTCTGGGGGCTTAAGAAAAATTACGGAAAAGAATATGAGGGCATTATTCGTTCCACTTTTGTAATTGATGAAAATGGAAAAATTGCACAAATTTATAGCAATGTTCGTGTAAAAGACCATGTTTTAAAAGTGCTTGAAAGTCTTTAA
- a CDS encoding prohibitin family protein, translating into MPADLNDYFNKKNKNSNENNQKNFNFKMSDFKFFGKISPFVYTIAILIIFVILIKPFVIINSGEMGIKSNTGKYDPEPITPGLHFFLPFIQKITIIDTRIRQINYASFEGANENLSFGSGVINKNSISVLDSRGLPVFIDVTVQYRLNPSQVPQTIATWGLNWENKIIDPVVRDVVRSVVGKYTAEELPTNRNTIAAQIEEGIGKTISTQPNKPVELRAVQLREIILPSKVKEQIERVQIAKQEAERAKYEVERANQEALKKAALAEGEANATIISAKGKAAAVKIQADAQAYSNKEIANSLNNSLLTLKQIETQKEFNEALKINKDAKIFLTPGGAVPNIWVDTKDAKKQSSLQ; encoded by the coding sequence ATGCCAGCTGATTTAAATGATTATTTTAATAAAAAAAATAAAAATTCCAATGAAAATAATCAAAAAAATTTCAATTTCAAAATGTCTGATTTTAAATTTTTTGGAAAAATTTCACCTTTTGTCTATACTATAGCAATATTAATAATATTTGTTATATTAATCAAACCTTTTGTGATAATTAATTCTGGAGAAATGGGAATCAAATCAAATACCGGTAAATACGATCCTGAGCCTATCACGCCAGGACTTCATTTTTTCTTACCTTTTATTCAAAAAATTACTATTATTGATACAAGAATAAGACAAATCAATTACGCATCTTTTGAAGGTGCTAATGAAAATTTAAGTTTTGGATCAGGAGTTATCAATAAAAATAGCATCTCTGTTTTAGATTCAAGAGGGCTTCCAGTTTTTATAGATGTAACAGTTCAGTATCGCTTAAATCCTTCTCAAGTGCCACAAACCATTGCAACATGGGGATTAAATTGGGAAAATAAAATTATTGATCCCGTTGTGCGTGATGTAGTACGAAGTGTTGTAGGGAAATATACAGCTGAAGAATTACCTACTAACCGTAATACTATAGCAGCTCAAATTGAAGAAGGGATAGGAAAAACAATATCTACTCAACCAAATAAACCCGTTGAACTTCGTGCGGTTCAGTTAAGAGAAATTATTTTGCCTTCCAAGGTAAAAGAACAAATAGAACGGGTTCAAATTGCTAAGCAAGAAGCAGAGAGAGCAAAATATGAAGTTGAAAGAGCTAACCAAGAAGCCTTGAAAAAAGCAGCCTTAGCAGAAGGAGAAGCAAATGCAACTATCATCAGTGCTAAAGGTAAAGCTGCTGCTGTTAAAATTCAAGCAGATGCTCAAGCTTATTCTAATAAAGAAATCGCCAATAGTTTAAATAATTCTTTATTAACTTTAAAACAAATAGAAACACAAAAAGAATTTAACGAGGCTTTAAAAATCAATAAAGATGCTAAAATTTTCTTAACACCTGGAGGAGCTGTACCTAATATTTGGGTTGATACAAAAGATGCAAAAAAACAAAGCTCTCTTCAATAA
- a CDS encoding DUF2393 family protein: protein MEKIREIVLFYTTHLYLVDYMLILFIFFLFTGVSLLSVFLRHRPVIALFIIALNLIFCFIIYIFGFKIIDHEVRSRTLEIISQKMLHTSGDLIVDFNINNTSKHDFKECKITTKIFKNVSPKDNFIDRYKDKFIPYRQKSAEVKNLKKNTTQSQRVAFENFQYENNFTIHLVSECF, encoded by the coding sequence ATAGAAAAAATAAGAGAAATTGTGCTTTTTTATACCACTCATTTATATCTAGTCGATTATATGCTCATTTTATTCATTTTTTTTCTTTTCACCGGAGTTTCACTTTTGAGTGTGTTTTTACGCCATAGACCAGTTATAGCACTTTTTATCATTGCTTTAAATTTGATTTTTTGTTTTATAATCTATATTTTTGGATTTAAAATAATTGATCACGAAGTAAGAAGTAGAACCCTCGAAATTATATCTCAAAAAATGTTGCATACCTCTGGAGATTTAATTGTTGATTTTAATATAAACAATACATCAAAGCATGATTTTAAGGAATGTAAAATTACAACAAAGATTTTTAAAAATGTCTCACCAAAAGATAATTTTATTGATCGATATAAAGATAAATTTATACCCTATAGACAAAAAAGCGCTGAAGTAAAAAATTTAAAGAAAAATACAACCCAATCTCAAAGGGTTGCCTTTGAAAATTTCCAATATGAAAACAATTTTACCATACATCTAGTTTCAGAGTGTTTTTAA
- a CDS encoding tautomerase family protein → MPIVNIKLAKPALTKEQKAELIADITHLLSTKYNKNKERVVVMIEDIESYDIGFGGESVEQIKMKAAK, encoded by the coding sequence ATGCCAATTGTTAATATAAAACTAGCTAAACCCGCATTAACCAAAGAGCAAAAAGCTGAGCTTATAGCAGATATTACTCATCTTTTGAGCACAAAATATAATAAAAATAAAGAAAGAGTAGTTGTAATGATAGAAGATATAGAAAGTTACGATATAGGTTTTGGTGGAGAAAGTGTAGAGCAAATTAAAATGAAGGCTGCAAAATGA
- a CDS encoding epoxyqueuosine reductase QueH, with amino-acid sequence MLVHICCSVDSHYFIEELRKAYPKEEIIGYFYDPNIHPLSEYELRFLDVKRSCKKLKIKLYKGKYEYEKWLDAVRGFEDEPEKGARCKICFDLRMGSSVEFAAKLGQKKLTTTLLTSPKKDLEQLKNALQKECEPYGIEFLAPDFRKNGGTQRQFALAKEQKLYHQNYCGCIYGLKKQKQDKNFIDELMSPINRQILPASIEARIAFYKKINTLEKKGKKFEIKRDKFLNYRLLNALIKFDKKPIKSYILFYSHFKNSYTKLSIEEDKADFYVSFKDEINFWSFKYFNSLLKNKFKTFEEFLNKPLKINQEINLRHRLFNSYNLSPVIILDQICQGRYEIYAKSEIYFDTEEKILLI; translated from the coding sequence ATGCTTGTACATATTTGTTGTAGCGTGGATAGTCATTATTTTATAGAGGAATTAAGAAAGGCTTATCCTAAGGAAGAAATTATAGGTTATTTTTATGATCCTAATATTCATCCTTTAAGCGAATATGAGTTGCGATTTTTAGACGTTAAAAGAAGTTGCAAAAAGCTTAAAATTAAACTTTATAAAGGTAAATATGAGTATGAAAAATGGCTTGATGCTGTGCGTGGATTTGAAGATGAGCCTGAAAAGGGAGCAAGATGTAAGATTTGTTTTGATTTAAGAATGGGATCTAGTGTAGAATTTGCTGCTAAATTGGGTCAAAAAAAACTTACAACTACGCTTTTAACAAGTCCAAAAAAAGATTTAGAACAATTAAAAAATGCTTTACAAAAAGAATGCGAACCTTATGGTATAGAATTTTTAGCTCCAGACTTTCGTAAAAATGGAGGCACTCAAAGACAGTTTGCCTTAGCTAAAGAACAAAAACTTTATCATCAAAATTATTGTGGATGTATTTATGGACTAAAAAAGCAAAAACAAGATAAAAATTTTATTGATGAATTAATGTCCCCAATCAATAGACAAATTTTGCCAGCAAGTATAGAGGCTAGAATAGCTTTTTATAAAAAAATTAACACTCTTGAAAAAAAAGGAAAAAAATTTGAAATTAAAAGGGATAAATTTTTAAATTATCGGCTTTTAAATGCTTTAATAAAATTTGATAAAAAACCGATTAAGTCCTATATTTTATTTTATTCTCATTTTAAAAATTCTTACACAAAATTGAGTATAGAAGAAGATAAAGCAGATTTTTATGTTAGTTTTAAAGATGAAATCAATTTTTGGAGTTTTAAATATTTTAATTCTTTGTTAAAAAATAAATTTAAGACTTTTGAAGAGTTTTTAAATAAACCTTTAAAAATTAATCAAGAAATCAATTTGAGACATAGGTTGTTTAATTCTTATAATCTTTCTCCTGTGATTATCTTGGATCAAATCTGTCAAGGGCGTTATGAGATTTATGCTAAAAGTGAGATTTATTTTGATACAGAGGAAAAAATTCTTTTAATTTAA